Proteins co-encoded in one Pithys albifrons albifrons isolate INPA30051 unplaced genomic scaffold, PitAlb_v1 scaffold_42, whole genome shotgun sequence genomic window:
- the ATP5MC2 gene encoding ATP synthase F(0) complex subunit C2, mitochondrial: MFTCAKFLSAPVLVRRSSRVLCQPLPAAVLSSPEARPEQAWAGAPRTLRTSSAHRDIDTAAKFIGAGAATVGVAGSGAGIGTVFGSLIIGYARNPSLKQQLFSYAILGFALSEAMGLFCLMVAFLILFAM; this comes from the exons ATGTTCACCTGTGCAAAGttcctttctgctcctgtgCTC gtgaggaggagctcgcgggtgctgtgccagcccctcccggCCGCGGTGCTGAGCAGCCCCGAGGCCCGGCCAGAGCAG gcgTGGGCAGGTGCCCCCCGGACCCTCCGGACGAGCTCTGCCCACCGGGACATCGACACGGCCGCCAAGTTCATCGGCGCCGGCGCTGCCACCGTGGGCGTGGCCGGGTCTGGCGCCGGCATCGGCACCGTGTTCGGGAGCCTCATCATCGGCTATGCCAG GAACCCCTCGCTCAAACAGCAGCTCTTCTCCTACGCCATCCTGGGCTTCGCCCTCTCCGAGGCCATGGGGCTCTTCTGCCTCATGGTGGCCTTCCTCATCCTCTTCGCCATGTGA